A stretch of Lysobacter sp. K5869 DNA encodes these proteins:
- a CDS encoding SgcJ/EcaC family oxidoreductase, with the protein MAPTTAHAAPAPACEAVDERQVASLFDRWNASLRTGDPAKVAANYAPDGVLLATVSNQPRTTPAAIRDYFVKFLKSKPQGKIDERIIKIGCNVAQDLGTYTFKFADGKTVHARYTYVYEWTNGQWLIAHHHSSAMPERSGS; encoded by the coding sequence GTGGCTCCGACGACCGCCCATGCCGCTCCGGCGCCGGCGTGCGAAGCGGTCGACGAGCGCCAAGTCGCATCGCTGTTCGATCGTTGGAACGCTTCGCTGCGCACCGGCGATCCGGCCAAGGTGGCCGCCAACTACGCGCCCGACGGCGTGCTGTTGGCCACGGTCTCCAACCAGCCGCGCACGACGCCTGCGGCGATCCGCGATTACTTCGTCAAATTCCTCAAGAGCAAACCGCAGGGCAAGATCGACGAGCGGATCATCAAGATCGGCTGCAACGTGGCCCAGGACCTGGGCACCTACACGTTCAAGTTCGCCGACGGCAAGACGGTCCATGCGCGTTACACCTACGTCTACGAATGGACGAACGGGCAGTGGCTGATCGCCCACCACCATTCCTCGGCGATGCCTGAGCGCAGCGGGAGCTGA
- a CDS encoding rhamnogalacturonan acetylesterase, which translates to MRVAMFLALWWSFAASGAAPTVFLAGDSTLAAKRPEKRPETGWGEALAPAFKPGVRIDNRAMNGRSTRTFVEEGRWAELLAALRPGDHVLIQFGHNDQSCEKPDRYTPAGDFRRNLATFVHQVRERDAVAVLITPVARRRFDAQGHAQPSHGDYPALVRAVAAEERVPLIDLERRSMALFDRAGLTASRRWFLWLAPGEHANYPAGIEDNTHFSSEGARCMAAEVAAGLRELALPLNPWLANDPLPRCDASR; encoded by the coding sequence ATGCGCGTTGCGATGTTCCTGGCCCTGTGGTGGTCGTTCGCCGCGTCGGGCGCCGCGCCCACGGTGTTCTTAGCCGGGGACTCGACTTTGGCCGCCAAGCGCCCCGAAAAGCGCCCCGAAACCGGCTGGGGCGAAGCGCTCGCGCCTGCGTTCAAGCCGGGCGTGCGGATCGACAACCGCGCGATGAACGGCCGCAGCACGCGCACCTTCGTGGAAGAAGGCCGGTGGGCGGAGCTCTTGGCCGCCTTGCGTCCTGGCGATCACGTGCTCATCCAGTTCGGGCACAACGATCAGTCTTGCGAGAAGCCCGATCGCTACACCCCAGCGGGCGATTTCCGGCGGAACTTGGCGACGTTCGTGCACCAGGTGCGCGAACGCGACGCCGTGGCGGTGCTGATCACCCCGGTGGCGCGCCGGCGGTTCGACGCTCAGGGACATGCTCAGCCCAGCCATGGCGATTACCCGGCGTTGGTCCGCGCGGTCGCCGCTGAGGAACGCGTGCCGCTGATCGACTTGGAGCGGCGCAGCATGGCCTTGTTCGATCGGGCGGGCCTGACCGCTTCGCGGCGTTGGTTTCTCTGGCTCGCGCCGGGCGAGCACGCGAACTACCCCGCGGGCATCGAAGACAACACCCATTTCTCGTCGGAAGGCGCGCGGTGCATGGCGGCGGAAGTCGCTGCGGGCTTGCGCGAGCTGGCGTTGCCGTTGAACCCGTGGCTCGCGAACGATCCGCTGCCTCGCTGCGACGCGTCCCGATAA
- a CDS encoding MarR family transcriptional regulator produces MAKQSKISPPASPSLVEHVGLCVRKMGAQSVLTSQAIAQIFEMHTTDLEVLDLIFLQKQVTAGQLAEATGLSTGSVTALIDRLAKAGYVERTACAQDRRRVLVSVCPGAIEPIKLAYMNMKRRMSALWSNYSASELELVCDFLTRSTALQVECVATIRTDNAVDRSTRKAPRKR; encoded by the coding sequence ATGGCCAAGCAAAGCAAGATCTCGCCGCCCGCGAGCCCATCCTTGGTTGAGCACGTGGGGCTGTGCGTAAGGAAAATGGGCGCGCAGAGCGTTCTGACCAGTCAGGCGATCGCGCAGATCTTTGAAATGCACACCACCGATCTGGAAGTTCTCGATCTGATCTTCCTGCAGAAGCAGGTGACCGCTGGACAACTTGCGGAAGCGACGGGCTTGTCGACGGGATCGGTCACGGCCTTGATCGATCGCCTTGCGAAAGCGGGTTATGTGGAGAGAACCGCTTGCGCGCAGGACCGGCGCAGGGTTTTGGTGTCGGTATGTCCCGGTGCGATCGAGCCAATCAAGTTGGCGTATATGAATATGAAACGACGCATGTCGGCATTGTGGTCGAACTACTCGGCGAGCGAGCTCGAACTCGTTTGCGATTTTCTGACCCGGAGCACGGCGCTCCAGGTTGAGTGCGTCGCCACGATTCGCACCGATAACGCTGTCGATCGCTCAACCAGGAAGGCGCCGCGCAAGCGGTGA
- a CDS encoding TonB-dependent receptor, translating into MQVQSHVRKTPVSLIAGAIVLALSMPSQAQQAQAAPPPPPSPSPGAQDEAKNLDAVVVTGFRASLQKALDIKREEVGVVDAIVAEDIADFPDLNLAESLQRIPGVSIARDAGEGRQISVRGLGPDFTRVRINGMEALTTTGGTDSSGGANRGRGFDFNVFASELFNSLKVRKTAAAEVEEGSLGATVDLQTARPFDYDGLTFVAGGQLGYNDLSKDSDPRATALISNTWADGRFGALLSVAYTDRRLTEEGHSTVRWDNGPSSGGFAASSPFAAARLPTTFHPRIPRYGVMEHEQERLGVTAALQFKPGERTQLGLDLLYAKFDATRTENFLNGLSFSRTGTGKPQTVVLDGEIDGRGNLVYGRFNNVDVRSEARYDELTTKFTQANFYGEHKFSDDFALSGQIGRAKSEFDNPIQTTVTLDRTNAQGYVYDYRGNSRLPVIDNGFDVNDPNAWSFANGLSEIRLRPQYSDNTFDNRQLDFRWTLAPGYKLKGGIQSKKYEFSSRELRRQSEVLVPNLPAGTNLADLTKRISLQGTHVGGGNDSSWLIPDINAFNRLFGIYSNTGMFALSPDVASARGNNRSVEEKDLGYYLQLDFSTQLGEIPFSGNVGVRHVKTKQSSTGFALAGSTPVLTTVGRDYSDTLPSLNLVADITPDFLIRFGASKVMSRPGLGNLTPGVTVSVSGGNRTVSGGNPLLEPFRAKTYDLGFEWYFAEESMLGLGLFYKDIDTFVQTSREIRPYNTSGLPDDLLAGTGALPTDDFQFNIPVNTPGGKLRGLELSYQQPFHFLPGIWHDFGVQFNYTYVDSKIQYVTASGASSLKTDLVGLSKNAYNATLYYEGKRFGARVSAAYRDDYLTTVPGRNNADVEGTKGTTSIDMSASWKINDRLELTLEGLNLTDEYNDQWVDSTGDRVSVYHHTGRQYFLGMRFKL; encoded by the coding sequence ATGCAAGTGCAGTCCCATGTTCGTAAGACACCGGTTTCCCTGATCGCGGGGGCGATCGTCCTGGCCTTGTCGATGCCGAGCCAGGCGCAGCAGGCTCAAGCGGCGCCCCCGCCCCCGCCCTCGCCCTCGCCAGGCGCGCAGGACGAGGCCAAAAACCTCGACGCCGTGGTGGTGACCGGCTTTCGCGCCAGCCTGCAAAAGGCGCTGGATATCAAGCGCGAGGAGGTGGGCGTGGTCGACGCCATCGTTGCCGAGGACATCGCCGACTTCCCCGACCTCAACCTGGCTGAGTCGCTCCAGCGCATCCCAGGCGTGTCCATCGCCCGCGACGCCGGCGAGGGCCGCCAGATCTCGGTGCGTGGCCTGGGGCCGGATTTCACCCGCGTGCGCATCAACGGCATGGAAGCGCTGACCACCACCGGCGGCACCGACAGCTCCGGCGGCGCCAACCGCGGCCGCGGCTTCGACTTCAACGTGTTCGCCTCCGAGCTGTTCAACAGCCTCAAGGTGCGCAAGACGGCCGCGGCCGAGGTCGAGGAGGGCTCGCTCGGCGCCACCGTCGACCTGCAAACCGCGCGCCCGTTCGACTACGACGGCCTGACCTTCGTGGCCGGCGGCCAGTTGGGCTACAACGACCTGTCCAAGGACAGCGACCCGCGCGCGACCGCGCTGATCAGCAACACCTGGGCCGACGGCCGCTTCGGCGCCCTGCTCTCGGTCGCCTACACCGATCGCCGGCTCACCGAGGAGGGCCACAGCACGGTGCGCTGGGACAACGGCCCCAGCAGCGGCGGCTTTGCCGCCAGCTCGCCGTTCGCCGCGGCGCGCCTGCCCACCACCTTCCACCCGCGCATCCCGCGCTACGGCGTGATGGAGCACGAGCAGGAACGCCTGGGCGTGACCGCAGCCCTGCAGTTCAAACCCGGCGAACGCACCCAGCTCGGGCTGGACCTGCTGTACGCCAAGTTCGACGCCACCCGCACCGAGAACTTCCTCAACGGGCTGTCCTTCAGCCGCACCGGCACCGGCAAGCCGCAGACCGTGGTGCTCGACGGCGAGATCGACGGGCGCGGCAACCTGGTCTACGGCCGCTTCAACAACGTCGACGTGCGCTCGGAAGCCCGCTACGACGAGTTGACCACGAAGTTCACCCAGGCGAACTTCTACGGCGAACACAAGTTCAGCGACGACTTCGCCCTCAGCGGCCAGATCGGCCGGGCCAAGTCCGAGTTCGACAACCCGATCCAAACCACGGTCACGCTCGACCGCACCAACGCCCAAGGCTACGTCTACGACTACCGCGGCAACAGCCGCTTGCCGGTGATCGACAACGGCTTCGACGTCAACGATCCCAACGCCTGGAGCTTCGCCAACGGGCTGTCGGAGATCCGCCTGCGACCGCAGTATTCCGACAACACCTTCGACAACCGCCAGCTCGACTTCCGCTGGACGCTCGCGCCGGGGTACAAGCTCAAGGGCGGCATCCAGTCGAAAAAATACGAGTTCTCCAGCCGAGAACTGCGCCGCCAGTCGGAAGTGCTGGTGCCCAACCTGCCCGCGGGCACCAACCTGGCCGACCTGACGAAACGCATCTCCTTGCAAGGCACGCATGTGGGCGGCGGCAACGACTCCAGTTGGCTCATCCCCGACATCAACGCCTTCAACCGGTTGTTCGGCATCTACAGCAACACCGGCATGTTCGCGCTCTCGCCCGACGTGGCCAGCGCCCGCGGCAACAACCGCAGCGTCGAAGAAAAAGACCTGGGCTACTACCTGCAGCTGGACTTTTCCACCCAACTCGGCGAGATCCCGTTCAGCGGCAACGTCGGCGTGCGCCACGTCAAAACCAAGCAATCGTCCACCGGCTTCGCTCTGGCCGGCAGCACGCCGGTGCTGACCACCGTGGGCCGCGATTACAGCGACACCCTGCCCTCGCTGAACCTGGTCGCCGACATCACGCCCGACTTCTTGATCCGCTTCGGCGCCTCCAAGGTGATGTCGCGGCCGGGCCTGGGCAACTTGACCCCGGGCGTGACGGTCAGCGTCAGCGGCGGCAACCGCACCGTCTCCGGCGGCAATCCCTTGCTCGAGCCGTTCCGCGCCAAGACCTACGACTTGGGCTTCGAATGGTATTTCGCAGAAGAGTCGATGCTCGGCCTGGGCCTGTTCTACAAAGACATCGACACCTTCGTGCAGACCTCGCGCGAGATCCGGCCCTACAACACCTCCGGCTTGCCCGACGACCTGCTCGCCGGCACCGGCGCGCTGCCGACCGACGACTTCCAGTTCAACATCCCGGTCAACACCCCGGGCGGCAAGTTGCGCGGCTTGGAGTTGAGCTACCAGCAGCCCTTCCATTTCCTGCCCGGCATCTGGCACGACTTTGGTGTGCAGTTCAACTACACCTACGTCGACTCGAAGATCCAATACGTCACCGCAAGCGGGGCGTCGTCGCTGAAAACCGACCTGGTCGGGCTCTCGAAGAACGCTTACAACGCCACTTTGTATTACGAGGGCAAGCGCTTCGGCGCGCGCGTGTCGGCGGCGTACCGCGACGACTACCTGACCACGGTGCCGGGCCGCAACAACGCCGACGTCGAAGGCACCAAGGGCACGACCAGCATCGATATGTCCGCTTCGTGGAAGATCAACGACCGGCTGGAGCTGACCTTGGAAGGGTTGAACCTCACGGACGAATACAACGATCAGTGGGTCGACTCGACCGGCGATCGGGTGTCGGTCTATCACCACACCGGCCGGCAATACTTCCTCGGCATGCGCTTCAAGCTCTGA
- a CDS encoding carboxylesterase/lipase family protein, with the protein MHEPSRRRALKALLAASAAAPLCGWGAASPVATTRSGRARGYLDSGVRVFKGLPYGADTASARFQPPRREAPWADVRDALQVGPIAPQRATAGPMSEDCLRVNVFTPGVRDGAARPVLVYVHGGGYDSGSGGEPLYDGANLCRRGDVVVVTVNHRLNAFGYLYLAPFGDPDWAWSGNVGQLDLIQALRWVREHATEFGGDPGNVTVFGQSGGGAKIATLMAMPAAQGLFHRAMTMSGQQVTAAGPRAAAQRAQRFLDALGLGPDQVQRLRSLPLERLIQAISTRDFSRIEDTALYFGPVLDARSLYRHPFHPEAPAQSAAIPMLIGNTRDETRAFLARDPENLALSWDRLPDKLRDHQYVDLPVAQVIAEYRRLYPDYSPTQVFFAATTAGRSWRAAVLEAEARARQGAPTWVYQLDWPSPLDGGRWGAMHTLDIPLVFDNTAQPAARSGDGEGARAMAATMSDTLLAFARHGDPNHPGLPAWPTYALDQRATLVFDRVSRVVLDPRGGERRLYEQAPFVQRGTF; encoded by the coding sequence ATGCACGAGCCTTCCAGGCGCCGGGCGCTGAAAGCGCTGCTGGCGGCGTCGGCCGCTGCGCCGCTGTGCGGCTGGGGCGCCGCGTCGCCCGTCGCGACGACCCGCAGCGGGCGGGCGCGCGGCTACCTGGACAGCGGGGTGCGGGTGTTCAAAGGGTTGCCCTACGGCGCCGACACCGCGTCGGCCCGGTTCCAGCCGCCGCGGCGCGAGGCGCCATGGGCGGACGTGCGCGACGCGCTCCAGGTCGGACCCATCGCACCGCAGCGCGCCACCGCAGGGCCGATGTCGGAAGACTGCTTGCGGGTGAACGTGTTCACCCCGGGCGTTCGCGACGGCGCGGCGCGCCCGGTGTTGGTCTACGTCCACGGCGGCGGTTACGACAGCGGTTCGGGCGGGGAGCCGCTTTACGACGGCGCGAACCTGTGCCGCCGCGGCGACGTGGTCGTGGTCACCGTCAACCACCGGCTCAACGCGTTCGGCTACCTGTATCTGGCCCCATTCGGCGATCCCGACTGGGCGTGGTCGGGCAACGTGGGCCAGCTCGACTTGATCCAAGCGTTGCGTTGGGTGCGCGAGCACGCGACCGAGTTCGGCGGCGATCCTGGGAACGTCACCGTGTTCGGCCAGTCCGGCGGCGGCGCCAAGATCGCCACGTTGATGGCGATGCCCGCCGCGCAAGGGCTGTTCCACCGCGCGATGACCATGAGCGGCCAGCAGGTGACCGCGGCCGGCCCGCGGGCGGCCGCGCAGCGCGCCCAACGGTTCCTCGACGCGTTGGGGTTGGGGCCCGATCAGGTGCAGCGCCTTCGCAGCCTGCCGTTGGAGCGGCTGATCCAAGCGATCTCGACGCGCGATTTTTCGCGCATCGAGGACACCGCGCTGTATTTCGGACCGGTGCTGGACGCGCGCAGCCTGTATCGGCACCCGTTTCATCCCGAGGCGCCGGCGCAATCGGCGGCGATCCCGATGCTGATCGGCAACACCCGCGACGAAACGCGTGCGTTTCTGGCGCGCGATCCGGAGAACCTGGCACTGAGCTGGGACCGTCTGCCGGACAAGCTGCGCGACCACCAGTATGTGGACCTGCCCGTGGCGCAGGTGATCGCCGAATACCGCCGTCTCTACCCCGACTACTCGCCCACGCAGGTGTTCTTCGCCGCGACCACCGCGGGACGCTCGTGGCGAGCGGCGGTGTTGGAGGCGGAAGCGCGGGCGCGTCAGGGCGCCCCGACCTGGGTGTATCAACTGGACTGGCCCTCACCGCTGGACGGCGGGCGCTGGGGGGCGATGCACACCCTCGACATCCCCTTGGTCTTCGACAACACGGCCCAGCCGGCGGCGCGCTCCGGCGACGGCGAAGGGGCGAGGGCGATGGCGGCGACGATGAGCGACACCTTGTTGGCGTTCGCGCGCCACGGCGACCCGAACCATCCGGGCTTGCCGGCATGGCCCACCTACGCGTTGGACCAGCGGGCGACCTTGGTGTTCGACCGGGTGTCGCGGGTGGTCCTGGATCCACGCGGCGGCGAGCGGCGTCTGTACGAGCAAGCGCCGTTCGTGCAGCGGGGGACGTTCTGA
- a CDS encoding response regulator transcription factor yields the protein MNILIIEDDARVADFLVRGLRAEGYRVQLARTGPEGLQLARTGEPALLLLDLMLPGINGLELCQILRAERNHVPVLMLTSLSDISDRVTGLRLGADDYLTKPFAFEELLARIEALMRRGREQRTRVTTLQVGDLELDRERMQASRAGRPIALTAKELAFLELLMSAPGRVYSRERILANVWGANEDPLTNIVDVYVRRLRSKIDEGHALPLIKTVRGLGYRLDSEP from the coding sequence ATGAACATCCTGATCATCGAGGACGACGCCCGCGTCGCCGATTTCCTGGTGCGCGGCCTGCGCGCCGAGGGTTATCGAGTCCAACTCGCGCGCACCGGGCCGGAGGGGCTGCAGTTGGCCAGGACCGGCGAGCCGGCGCTGTTGCTGCTGGATCTGATGCTGCCCGGCATCAACGGATTGGAGCTGTGCCAGATCCTGCGGGCCGAGCGCAACCACGTGCCGGTGCTGATGCTGACCTCGCTGAGCGACATCAGCGATCGCGTGACCGGGCTGCGCCTGGGAGCCGACGATTACCTCACCAAGCCGTTCGCCTTCGAGGAATTGCTGGCCCGGATCGAAGCCCTGATGCGGCGCGGACGCGAGCAGCGGACTCGGGTGACGACTTTGCAGGTAGGCGATCTGGAGCTCGATCGCGAGCGCATGCAAGCGAGTCGGGCGGGGCGCCCGATCGCGTTGACGGCGAAGGAACTGGCGTTCCTGGAGCTGTTGATGAGCGCGCCGGGCAGGGTCTACAGCCGCGAGCGCATTTTGGCCAACGTCTGGGGCGCCAACGAGGATCCGCTGACCAACATCGTCGATGTCTACGTTCGCCGCTTGCGCAGCAAGATCGACGAAGGCCATGCCTTGCCCCTCATCAAGACCGTCCGGGGCCTGGGCTACCGGCTCGATTCCGAGCCCTGA
- a CDS encoding 2-keto-4-pentenoate hydratase, with product MVNHPSDRPHVDIDDAWVLIAERLVQARRLALALPDYPGVQPKTLEQGYRVQDRAIELWSQPVAGWKVGKVPDAWERELRADRLVGPIFEGAVQHVPGGQQGRFAAIRGGFSAIEAEYVFRLGADAPAEKTDYDVVSAAVLADALCIGMELAGSPLPFINALGPPVVVSDFGNNTGLIVGPQIGGWRDLAQEDLVCETFIDGLSVGRGGGANLAGGPLAALAFALNCCARRGHPLRKGMYVTTGATTGIHDILAGQLGRVDFGPHGALECSVVLAQPQRGHAR from the coding sequence ATGGTCAACCACCCTTCCGACCGACCGCACGTCGACATCGACGACGCCTGGGTCTTGATCGCCGAACGCTTGGTTCAAGCCAGGCGACTGGCCCTGGCGCTCCCCGACTACCCGGGGGTCCAGCCAAAAACCCTGGAACAGGGTTACCGCGTGCAAGATCGAGCGATCGAACTGTGGTCGCAACCGGTGGCGGGGTGGAAGGTCGGCAAGGTGCCGGACGCCTGGGAGCGCGAACTACGCGCCGACCGGTTGGTTGGCCCGATTTTCGAGGGTGCGGTGCAGCATGTCCCGGGGGGACAACAGGGGCGCTTCGCCGCGATCCGCGGAGGGTTCTCCGCCATCGAAGCGGAATACGTCTTCCGCCTAGGCGCCGACGCTCCGGCTGAGAAGACCGATTACGACGTTGTGAGCGCGGCCGTCTTGGCCGACGCGCTGTGCATCGGTATGGAACTCGCCGGCAGCCCCCTGCCCTTCATCAACGCATTGGGACCGCCGGTGGTGGTCTCCGACTTCGGCAACAACACGGGGTTGATCGTGGGGCCGCAGATCGGCGGCTGGCGCGATCTTGCTCAGGAGGATCTGGTCTGCGAGACCTTCATCGACGGCCTCAGCGTTGGCCGGGGCGGCGGCGCCAACCTGGCGGGAGGGCCGCTCGCCGCGCTGGCGTTCGCGTTGAACTGTTGCGCCCGCCGCGGCCACCCGCTGCGCAAAGGCATGTATGTGACCACGGGCGCCACCACCGGCATCCACGACATCCTGGCTGGGCAGCTCGGCCGGGTCGATTTCGGTCCGCACGGCGCGCTGGAATGCTCGGTCGTGCTCGCCCAACCGCAACGGGGACATGCGCGATGA
- a CDS encoding sugar kinase: MKVRVVCFGELLLRLGAPGRERLLQRPQLDVHVGGAEANVAVSLAQLGHEAVFASVVADNELGGAALGELRRHGVDTSAVLRAPGRMGLYFLETGALQRPSRVLYDRSGSAFERARSDDYDWPTLLRGSAWLHLSGVTPAVGQAAADAALAGARTARQLGVKVCFDGNFRASLWERRQIDPAPVLRQLMAEADMLLADHRDIDVVLGHEPSGAPDETERLSLAASRAFQAFPHLQTLACTRRAQRNVDHHTLSAVLVRRDGSWVETRPLELASIVDRIGAGDAFAAGLLHATLRGMSDPDALGFALAAAGLKHSLPGDFNPVGEAEVLALRDGAGFHVRR, encoded by the coding sequence ATGAAGGTTCGGGTGGTGTGTTTTGGCGAGCTGCTGCTGCGCCTGGGGGCGCCGGGGCGGGAGCGTTTGCTGCAACGTCCTCAGCTGGACGTGCACGTGGGCGGCGCGGAGGCCAACGTGGCGGTGTCGTTGGCGCAGTTGGGGCACGAGGCCGTGTTCGCCAGCGTGGTCGCCGACAACGAGTTGGGCGGCGCCGCGCTGGGCGAGCTGCGCCGGCACGGCGTCGACACCAGCGCCGTCCTGCGCGCGCCGGGACGGATGGGGCTCTATTTCCTGGAAACCGGCGCGCTGCAGCGGCCGAGCCGGGTGCTCTACGACCGGTCCGGTTCCGCTTTCGAGCGTGCCCGGAGCGACGACTACGATTGGCCGACGCTCCTGCGCGGGAGCGCTTGGCTGCACCTGTCCGGAGTCACTCCAGCGGTCGGACAAGCGGCGGCCGACGCAGCGTTGGCCGGAGCCCGCACCGCGCGCCAGTTGGGCGTCAAGGTCTGCTTCGACGGGAACTTCCGCGCCTCCTTGTGGGAGAGGCGCCAGATCGATCCGGCGCCGGTGCTGCGTCAACTGATGGCCGAGGCGGACATGTTGCTGGCGGACCACCGCGATATCGACGTAGTGCTCGGCCACGAGCCGTCCGGAGCCCCCGACGAGACCGAGCGGCTCTCGCTCGCGGCGTCGCGCGCGTTCCAGGCGTTTCCTCACTTGCAGACGCTGGCTTGCACGCGCCGGGCGCAACGCAACGTCGATCACCACACCCTGTCCGCCGTCCTGGTGCGCCGGGACGGCAGTTGGGTGGAAACGCGCCCGCTGGAGTTGGCGTCGATCGTCGATCGTATCGGCGCAGGCGATGCGTTCGCGGCGGGTTTGTTGCACGCGACGCTGCGCGGCATGAGCGATCCCGACGCACTGGGTTTCGCTCTGGCCGCGGCCGGTTTGAAGCACTCGCTGCCGGGCGACTTCAACCCGGTCGGCGAGGCCGAGGTGCTCGCCCTGCGGGACGGCGCCGGGTTCCACGTGCGACGTTGA
- a CDS encoding HAMP domain-containing sensor histidine kinase, with amino-acid sequence MVLVCVQAGFVYWGANRVNDYAQHSRLASDILSELLALSANKQRLRVWASQRLMNAEAPPQVRDRLLARMQESAATLQQLVRRDRVLWDAISAREGTPVPAEVEQLASTADLLGDNIAAVEQALERLEPLPPNADFAGVWRGLNQVFDLSRGRDLRELINGAIERQRGAVHTARQATERGLDRVRAQAVSMAGLALLAAIVLSLHLHRRLQRPLDRLLAGAKALQAGSLDHRVPTGSGDEFDRVAAGFNAMAAELQQHRNDADAARRRLEDAVQSRTAELRNAHEALQRIDLRRRQLFADLGHELRTPTTAIRGEAEVALRGGDKPLEDYRQALRRIIDDTQHLTGRINDLLLIAKAEADSLAIQREPVGLGDLLRDVAEVARALGAEHEVEVGLDLTPQAHDAIVSADADRLRQALTIVLDNAVRYSSRGGRVRLSGQALPDAVRIEIEDQGIGIDGDELPQVFERFVRGRRARAHRADGTGIGLSIAQAIIHAHQGRIVVDSAPGQGTRVRIEFPGAAGADSLPDMA; translated from the coding sequence GTGGTGCTCGTTTGCGTGCAAGCGGGCTTCGTTTACTGGGGCGCCAACCGGGTCAACGATTACGCGCAGCACAGCCGCCTCGCCAGCGACATCCTGTCGGAGCTGCTGGCGCTGTCGGCGAACAAACAGCGGTTGCGGGTATGGGCCTCGCAGCGACTGATGAACGCGGAAGCGCCGCCGCAGGTCCGCGACCGTTTGCTGGCGCGCATGCAGGAAAGCGCCGCGACGCTGCAGCAACTGGTGCGCAGGGACCGCGTGCTGTGGGATGCGATCTCGGCCCGCGAAGGCACACCGGTTCCCGCCGAAGTCGAGCAGTTGGCTTCGACCGCCGACTTGCTCGGCGACAACATCGCGGCGGTCGAGCAGGCGCTGGAACGGCTGGAGCCGTTGCCGCCGAACGCCGATTTCGCCGGGGTCTGGCGCGGGCTGAACCAGGTCTTCGACCTGTCGCGCGGCCGCGACCTGCGCGAGTTGATCAACGGCGCCATCGAGCGGCAGCGTGGCGCCGTGCATACGGCCCGCCAGGCCACCGAACGGGGCCTGGACCGGGTGCGTGCGCAAGCGGTCAGCATGGCAGGGCTGGCGCTGCTGGCGGCGATCGTCCTGTCGCTGCACTTGCATCGGCGCTTGCAGCGACCGCTGGACCGTTTGCTGGCCGGCGCCAAGGCGCTGCAGGCGGGCTCTCTGGATCACCGGGTGCCGACCGGATCGGGCGACGAGTTCGACCGCGTCGCCGCCGGGTTCAACGCCATGGCCGCAGAGCTGCAACAGCACCGCAACGACGCCGACGCGGCGCGGCGACGCCTGGAAGACGCCGTGCAGTCGCGCACGGCCGAGCTGCGCAACGCGCACGAGGCCTTGCAGCGCATCGACTTGCGCCGCCGCCAGTTGTTCGCCGACCTCGGGCACGAGTTGCGCACACCGACTACGGCGATCCGCGGGGAGGCCGAGGTCGCCCTGCGCGGCGGCGACAAGCCGCTCGAGGACTATCGGCAGGCGCTGCGGCGCATCATCGACGACACCCAGCATTTGACCGGCCGGATCAACGACCTGCTGTTGATCGCCAAGGCCGAGGCCGATTCGCTGGCGATCCAGCGCGAGCCGGTCGGCCTGGGCGACTTGTTGCGCGACGTCGCCGAGGTGGCGCGCGCTTTGGGCGCCGAACACGAGGTCGAGGTGGGGCTGGATCTGACGCCGCAGGCGCACGACGCGATCGTCTCGGCCGATGCCGACCGGCTGCGGCAGGCGTTGACCATCGTCCTGGACAACGCCGTGCGCTATTCGTCGCGCGGTGGACGGGTGCGCTTGAGCGGGCAGGCGCTGCCCGACGCGGTGCGGATCGAGATCGAGGACCAGGGCATCGGCATCGACGGCGACGAGTTGCCGCAGGTGTTCGAGCGCTTCGTCCGCGGTCGGCGGGCCCGCGCCCACCGCGCGGACGGAACCGGCATCGGGCTCTCCATTGCCCAGGCGATCATCCACGCGCACCAAGGCCGCATCGTCGTGGACAGCGCGCCAGGGCAGGGCACGCGGGTCCGGATCGAATTTCCCGGCGCCGCCGGCGCCGACTCCCTGCCGGACATGGCATGA